A stretch of the Papaver somniferum cultivar HN1 chromosome 6, ASM357369v1, whole genome shotgun sequence genome encodes the following:
- the LOC113286477 gene encoding 11S globulin seed storage protein 2-like, protein MAKILSLIAIFFLVTTAAAQTHQRGQQQTQQQVRQQEARQCRIQQLTASQPNQRIDSEGGVTELWNEYEDQFQCAGVAPMRNVIQPNCLSLPNFSPSPRLVYIQQGQGLLGLSLPGCAETYHSGQQPGLRREQGSEQAGRQGEQRDQHQKIHRIRQGDIVALPAGVAHWCYNDGNEELVAVSVTDLNNNANQLEQKFRSFYLAGGQPQRSSLQGSPRQQQQQRETFQNVFRAFDENLMAESFNVPVEVIRRMQQEDERGLIVRVRGEEMRMIRPEEEQEYEQRRYNGLEETYCNLKIRQYLDNPREADIYSKQAGRINIVNSQKLQILNNMDMSAEKGNLYPNAMHAPHWTMNAHSVFYVTRGEAHVQVVGSNGQTVLDNRVNQGELFVVPQHFVSTIRAGNNGFEYVAFKTSGQPMKSPLVGYTSAFKAMPIQVLANSFQISTQEAQNLKYNREHQTMLLPPRAVRSF, encoded by the exons ATGGCTAAAATTCTCTCTCTTATTGCAATTTTCTTCCTTGTTACAACTGCGGCTGCGCAAACTCATCAAAGGGGTCAACAACAGACTCAGCAACAAGTGAGGCAACAGGAGGCTCGTCAATGCCGTATTCAACAATTAACTGCAAGTCAGCCAAACCAACGTATTGACTCCGAGGGAGGTGTGACCGAGTTGTGGAATGAGTATGAAGATCAGTTCCAATGTGCTGGTGTTGCTCCGATGCGAAATGTCATTCAGCCTAACTGTCTCTCACTTCCAAACTTCTCTCCTTCTCCTCGCCTCGTTTATATTCAACAAG GTCAAGGACTGCTAGGATTATCACTGCCAGGGTGCGCTGAGACCTACCATTCCGGCCAGCAACCTGGATTACGAAGAGAGCAGGGAAGCGAACAAGCAGGACGACAAGGTGAACAGAGAGATCAACACCAGAAGATACACAGAATTCGCCAAGGTGACATTGTTGCACTTCCAGCTGGTGTAGCCCATTGGTGTTATAACGATGGAAATGAAGAACTTGTTGCTGTTTCGGTAACTGATCTCAACAACAATGCCAACCAGCTTGAACAGAAATTCAGG TCATTCTACCTTGCCGGTGGGCAACCACAAAGATCATCACTCCAAGGTTCACCacgccaacaacaacaacagagggAGACATTCCAAAATGTATTCCGTGCATTCGACGAGAACTTGATGGCCGAATCATTCAACGTTCCTGTGGAAGTAATAAGAAGGATGCAACAAGAAGATGAGAGAGGTTTGATTGTTAGGGTCCGAGGAGAAGAAATGAGGATGATTAGGCCCGAAGAAGAGCAAGAATACGAACAAAGAAGGTACAACGGTTTGGAAGAAACTTACTGCAACTTGAAAATCAGACAATACTTGGATAACCCAAGAGAAGCTGATATTTACTCAAAACAAGCCGGAAGAATCAACATTGTTAACAGCCAAAAGCTTCAAATCCTTAACAACATGGATATGAGTGCCGAGAAAGGAAATCTTTACCCG AATGCAATGCATGCACCCCACTGGACCATGAATGCTCATAGCGTTTTCTACGTGACACGCGGGGAGGCTCATGTACAAGTTGTTGGTAGCAATGGGCAAACCGTGCTTGATAACAGAGTTAACCAAGGAGAACTCTTTGTTGTCCCTCAACACTTCGTTTCAACAATTAGAGCCGGAAACAATGGATTTGAATACGTAGCTTTTAAGACTTCTGGTCAGCCCATGAAGAGTCCTTTAGTGGGTTATACTTCAGCTTTTAAAGCAATGCCAATTCAAGTTCTTGCAAATTCTTTCCAAATCTCTACCCAAGAAGCCCAGAACCTCAAATACAACAGGGAGCATCAAACCATGCTCTTACCTCCTAGAGCTGTTAGATCTTTTTAA